A window of the Mesorhizobium sp. genome harbors these coding sequences:
- a CDS encoding NADH-quinone oxidoreductase subunit E: MSVRRLAEPALQPAAFAFSMAKAVEAKTWIKKYPEGRQQSAVIPLLMLAQEQEGWVTKAAIEHVAEMLGMPYIRVLEVATFYTQFQLKPVGTRAHVQVCGTTPCMLRGSEALMEVCRSKIHHEQFHTNADGTLSWEEVECLGACVNAPMVMIFKDTYEDLTPERLAEIIDAFEAGRGDTVKPGPQIDRFYSAPQSGFTSLKDEKAVLKATRDREAKAQASSAPAADIVAPSNAGRPRTDAAETNPAIKSPSRVKVSPGAEQAKSVAPAHSAAAANLAEPAVEKTVKPRKAGPRQTEPAVAFTAPETLRGEPIGAARAKGDTVPPRPSLSDKNRPRGIEKPTTVDDLKLISGVGPKIEGILHSLGIYTFAQVAAWKKAERDWVDGYLNFKGRIERDDWVKQAKALAKGGVAEYIRVFGKKPV, translated from the coding sequence ATGTCCGTCCGCCGTCTCGCCGAGCCAGCTCTCCAGCCAGCTGCTTTCGCCTTCTCCATGGCGAAAGCGGTGGAGGCGAAGACCTGGATAAAGAAGTATCCCGAGGGTCGGCAGCAGTCGGCCGTTATCCCGCTGCTCATGCTCGCGCAGGAGCAGGAGGGCTGGGTGACGAAGGCGGCGATCGAGCACGTCGCGGAAATGCTCGGCATGCCCTATATCCGCGTGCTGGAGGTCGCCACCTTCTACACCCAGTTCCAGCTGAAGCCGGTGGGCACCAGGGCGCACGTCCAGGTCTGCGGCACGACGCCGTGCATGCTGCGCGGGTCCGAGGCGCTGATGGAGGTCTGCCGCTCGAAGATCCATCACGAGCAGTTCCACACAAATGCCGACGGCACGCTGTCGTGGGAGGAGGTCGAATGTCTCGGCGCCTGCGTCAACGCGCCGATGGTGATGATCTTCAAGGACACCTACGAGGACCTGACGCCCGAACGCCTGGCCGAGATCATCGACGCGTTCGAGGCGGGCAGGGGCGACACCGTGAAGCCCGGTCCGCAGATCGACCGCTTCTATTCGGCGCCGCAGAGCGGCTTCACCTCGCTGAAAGACGAGAAGGCGGTGCTGAAGGCGACGCGCGACCGCGAAGCGAAAGCGCAGGCTTCGTCCGCGCCGGCCGCGGACATCGTCGCGCCATCCAATGCCGGCAGGCCGAGAACCGACGCGGCGGAGACGAATCCGGCCATCAAGTCGCCGTCGAGGGTGAAGGTGTCGCCCGGCGCCGAACAGGCGAAGAGCGTCGCTCCCGCCCATTCGGCGGCGGCCGCCAATCTGGCGGAACCCGCGGTGGAAAAAACGGTGAAGCCGCGCAAGGCCGGTCCGCGACAGACCGAACCGGCCGTGGCTTTCACCGCTCCCGAAACCCTGAGAGGCGAGCCGATCGGCGCCGCGCGGGCCAAGGGCGACACCGTTCCGCCGCGGCCTTCGCTCTCCGACAAGAACCGTCCGAGGGGCATCGAGAAGCCGACGACCGTCGACGACCTCAAGCTGATCTCGGGTGTCGGTCCGAAGATCGAAGGCATCCTGCATTCGCTGGGAATCTACACCTTCGCGCAGGTCGCCGCGTGGAAGAAGGCCGAGCGCGACTGGGTCGACGGATATCTGAACTTCAAGGGGCGGATCGAGCGCGACGACTGGGTCAAGCAGGCCAAGGCGCTCGCCAAGGGCGGCGTCGCCGAATACATCCGCGTCTTCGGCAAGAAGCCGGTCTGA
- a CDS encoding NADH-quinone oxidoreductase subunit D, whose protein sequence is MAETSVRNFNINFGPQHPAAHGVLRLVLELDGEVVDRVDPHIGLLHRGTEKLMEHKTYLQAVPYLDRLDYCAPMNQEHAFALATERLLGIEVPRRGQVIRVLYSEIGRIMSHILNVTTQALDIGALTPPLWGFIEREKLMVFYERASGSRMHAAYFRPGGVHQDLPEELIEDIGRWIDPFLKSIDELDALLTGNRIFKQRNVDIGVVSLEDAWAWGFSGVMVRGSGAAWDLRKSQPYECYSEMEFDVPIGKNGDCYDRYLIRMEEMRQSAKIMRQCVDLLLGKDRVGPVSNTDGKIVPPKRAAMKRSMEALIHHFKLYTEGYRVPAGEVYAAVEAPKGEFGVYLVSDGTNKPYRCKLRAPGFAHLQAMDFLCRGHLLADVTAVLGSLDIVFGEIDR, encoded by the coding sequence ATGGCTGAGACATCCGTCCGCAACTTCAACATCAATTTCGGCCCGCAGCATCCGGCCGCCCACGGCGTGCTGCGCCTGGTGCTGGAGCTCGACGGCGAGGTGGTCGACCGCGTCGACCCGCATATCGGTCTGTTGCATCGCGGCACCGAGAAGCTGATGGAGCACAAGACCTATCTCCAGGCGGTGCCCTATCTCGACCGGCTCGACTATTGCGCGCCGATGAACCAGGAGCATGCGTTTGCGCTCGCCACCGAGCGCCTGCTCGGCATCGAGGTGCCGCGGCGCGGCCAAGTCATCCGCGTTCTCTATTCCGAGATCGGCCGGATCATGAGCCACATCCTCAACGTGACAACGCAGGCGCTCGACATCGGCGCGCTGACGCCGCCGTTGTGGGGCTTCATCGAACGCGAAAAGCTGATGGTGTTCTACGAACGCGCCTCCGGCTCGCGCATGCACGCGGCCTATTTCCGTCCGGGCGGCGTGCACCAGGACCTGCCGGAGGAACTGATCGAGGACATCGGCAGGTGGATCGATCCCTTCCTCAAGTCGATCGACGAACTCGACGCGCTGCTCACCGGAAACCGCATCTTCAAGCAGCGCAACGTCGACATCGGCGTCGTCTCGCTCGAGGATGCCTGGGCCTGGGGCTTCTCCGGCGTGATGGTGCGCGGTTCGGGTGCCGCCTGGGACCTGCGCAAGTCGCAACCTTACGAATGCTATTCCGAGATGGAATTCGACGTTCCGATCGGCAAGAACGGCGACTGCTACGACCGCTATCTCATCCGCATGGAAGAGATGCGCCAGTCGGCGAAGATCATGCGCCAGTGCGTCGATCTGCTGCTCGGCAAGGACAGGGTCGGCCCGGTGTCCAACACCGACGGCAAGATCGTGCCGCCGAAGCGGGCCGCGATGAAGCGGTCGATGGAAGCGCTGATCCATCACTTCAAGCTCTATACCGAGGGTTATCGCGTGCCGGCCGGCGAGGTCTACGCCGCCGTCGAGGCGCCGAAGGGCGAGTTCGGCGTCTATCTCGTCTCCGACGGCACCAACAAGCCCTATCGCTGCAAGCTGCGCGCGCCGGGCTTTGCCCATCTGCAGGCGATGGATTTCCTCTGCCGCGGCCATTTGCTCGCCGACGTGACGGCGGTGCTCGGCTCGCTCGATATCGTGTTTGGGGAGATCGATAGGTAA
- a CDS encoding four helix bundle protein, protein MEEHQDTIRDYRDLTVWKEAMDIAEHLYSLTRSFPREEAFGLTAQMRRAAVSIPSNIAEGFGRAQRKSFVQYLRIAQGSLKELETQAMLSVRVGYLTSQQQDEFLYRTTRLGKRLVRYVRSLEAPGQSE, encoded by the coding sequence ATGGAAGAGCACCAGGACACGATTCGCGACTATCGCGATCTGACTGTCTGGAAGGAGGCGATGGATATCGCCGAACACCTCTATTCGCTTACGCGGTCGTTTCCGCGCGAGGAAGCATTTGGCCTCACCGCGCAAATGCGGCGGGCTGCGGTTTCCATTCCATCGAACATTGCGGAGGGGTTCGGCCGCGCGCAGAGGAAGAGCTTCGTGCAGTATCTCCGAATAGCGCAGGGATCGCTGAAGGAGCTGGAGACGCAAGCCATGCTCTCCGTGCGCGTCGGCTATCTCACCTCGCAACAGCAGGACGAATTCCTGTATCGCACTACTCGTCTCGGAAAGCGCCTTGTGCGCTACGTCCGTTCCCTGGAAGCACCCGGGCAAAGCGAATGA
- a CDS encoding NADH-quinone oxidoreductase subunit C has protein sequence MSEALNDLASYLKEKLGDDIESAVVAYGELTVTVAPGDIVDVLNFLKRDVQCQFISIIDICGADYPSRQRRFDVVYHLLSPRQNQRIRVRVEADEETMVPSATAVYPGADWYERETYDLYGILFTGHPDLRRLLTDYGFEGHPLRKDFPLTGFVEVRYDDEVKRVVYEPVELKQEFRNFDFLSPWEGTDYVLPGDEKAKQ, from the coding sequence ATGAGCGAAGCGCTGAACGACCTGGCGTCCTACCTCAAGGAAAAGCTCGGCGACGACATCGAGAGCGCCGTGGTTGCCTACGGCGAGCTGACGGTGACGGTCGCGCCTGGCGACATCGTCGACGTGCTCAATTTCCTCAAGCGCGACGTGCAGTGCCAGTTCATCTCGATCATCGACATCTGCGGCGCGGACTATCCGTCGCGCCAGCGCCGCTTCGACGTCGTCTACCACCTCCTGTCGCCGCGCCAGAACCAGCGCATCCGCGTCAGGGTCGAGGCCGACGAGGAAACGATGGTGCCGTCGGCGACCGCCGTCTATCCCGGCGCCGACTGGTACGAGCGCGAGACCTACGATCTCTATGGCATCCTGTTCACCGGCCACCCGGACCTGCGGCGGCTCCTCACCGACTATGGTTTCGAGGGCCACCCGCTGCGCAAGGACTTCCCGCTGACCGGCTTCGTCGAGGTTCGCTACGACGACGAGGTCAAGCGCGTGGTCTACGAGCCGGTTGAGCTCAAGCAGGAATTCCGCAATTTCGATTTTCTGAGCCCTTGGGAAGGGACGGATTACGTCCTGCCGGGCGACGAGAAGGCGAAGCAGTGA
- a CDS encoding NADH-quinone oxidoreductase subunit B family protein, which produces MGLNEQTGTLVAPKPKGIIDPSTGKPVGANDPFFTEINAELSDKGFLVTSSEALITWARTGSLMYMTFGLACCAVEMIHSAMPRYDSERFGIAPRGSPRQSDVMIVAGTLTNKMAPALRKVYDQMPEPRYVISMGSCANGGGYYHYSYSVVRGCDRVVPVDIYVPGCPPTAEALLYGLLLLQKKIRRTGTIER; this is translated from the coding sequence ATGGGATTGAACGAACAGACCGGCACGCTCGTCGCGCCGAAGCCGAAAGGGATCATCGATCCGTCGACCGGCAAACCGGTGGGCGCGAACGATCCGTTCTTCACCGAGATCAATGCCGAACTCTCCGACAAGGGGTTCCTGGTCACCTCGTCCGAAGCGCTGATCACCTGGGCCCGGACCGGCTCGCTGATGTACATGACCTTCGGCCTCGCCTGCTGCGCGGTCGAGATGATCCATTCGGCCATGCCGCGCTATGATTCGGAGCGGTTCGGCATCGCCCCGCGCGGATCTCCGCGCCAGTCGGACGTGATGATCGTGGCGGGAACGCTGACCAACAAGATGGCCCCGGCGCTGCGCAAGGTCTACGACCAGATGCCCGAGCCGCGCTACGTCATCTCCATGGGCTCCTGCGCCAACGGCGGCGGCTACTACCATTATTCCTATTCGGTGGTCCGCGGCTGCGACCGCGTCGTGCCGGTGGACATCTACGTGCCGGGCTGCCCGCCGACCGCCGAGGCGCTGCTCTACGGCCTTCTCCTTCTGCAGAAGAAGATCCGCCGCACGGGTACGATCGAACGATGA
- a CDS encoding NADH-quinone oxidoreductase subunit A produces MDALLSSYLPIIIFMGVALLIAVALIIAPYLVAYRNPDPEKLSAYECGFNAFDDARMKFDVRFYLVSILFIIFDLEVAFLFPWAVSFGEIGMLGFWSMMVFLGVLTIGFIYEWKKGALEWD; encoded by the coding sequence ATGGACGCACTGCTGAGTTCCTATCTGCCGATCATCATCTTCATGGGCGTTGCGCTGCTGATCGCGGTGGCCCTGATCATCGCCCCCTACCTCGTCGCCTACCGCAATCCGGATCCGGAGAAGCTGTCGGCCTACGAGTGCGGCTTCAACGCCTTCGACGACGCGCGGATGAAATTCGACGTGCGTTTCTATCTCGTCTCGATCCTGTTCATCATCTTCGATCTCGAAGTGGCGTTCCTGTTTCCTTGGGCGGTGTCGTTCGGCGAGATCGGCATGCTCGGCTTCTGGTCGATGATGGTCTTCCTCGGCGTGCTCACCATCGGCTTCATCTACGAATGGAAGAAGGGAGCGCTGGAATGGGATTGA
- a CDS encoding CBS domain-containing protein — protein MKARDIMTVGVTTVRPDTTLEHAAREMIEHGISGLPVVDDTGRMLGIVTERDLLHRPELGTEHHRPRWLEFWTSPVRRAEEYAREHGRKVEDVMSHDVVSVSPEADLGEVADLLERRGFKRLPVVENGKVVGIIGRANLVVALSRRMGDVPQSAVDDMTIRRSILDELKKRDWAPVGTLDIVVRDGVVELKGTVTDVHVRDAVRVAAENAPGVVRVWDKLQVVPPPVGYI, from the coding sequence ATGAAGGCGCGTGATATCATGACCGTCGGCGTGACGACGGTCAGACCCGACACGACCCTCGAACACGCGGCCCGCGAGATGATCGAGCACGGTATCAGCGGGCTGCCGGTTGTCGACGATACCGGCCGGATGCTCGGCATCGTGACCGAACGCGACCTGTTGCACCGGCCCGAACTCGGCACCGAACACCATCGGCCGCGCTGGCTCGAATTCTGGACGAGCCCGGTTCGCCGGGCCGAGGAATATGCGCGCGAGCACGGCCGCAAGGTCGAGGACGTCATGAGTCACGACGTCGTCAGCGTCAGTCCCGAAGCCGATCTCGGCGAAGTGGCCGACCTTTTGGAACGCCGCGGCTTCAAGCGGCTGCCGGTGGTCGAGAACGGAAAGGTCGTCGGCATCATCGGCCGCGCCAATCTCGTCGTGGCGCTGTCGCGCCGCATGGGCGACGTGCCGCAGTCCGCCGTCGACGACATGACGATTCGCCGCTCCATCCTCGACGAACTGAAGAAGAGGGACTGGGCGCCGGTCGGAACGCTGGATATCGTCGTGCGCGACGGTGTGGTCGAACTCAAGGGAACCGTCACCGACGTCCACGTGCGCGACGCGGTGCGGGTCGCCGCCGAAAATGCGCCGGGCGTCGTCCGCGTCTGGGACAAGCTGCAGGTCGTTCCTCCGCCTGTCGGCTATATCTGA
- the ppsA gene encoding phosphoenolpyruvate synthase: MDTPISRAAEARLPQAGPVLWFEEVGRPDVARVGGKNASLGEMVQALAPKGIRVPPGFATSSDAYWSYLDANGQRQEIAGLLDGLAKGKATLAETGNAIRSLILTGEWPEATATAIAGAYRRLCERAGKADVDVAVRSSATAEDLPDASFAGQQETFLNIRGVDALLSACRRCYASLFTDRAISYRQAKGFDHMRVALSIGVQQMVRSDLGGSGVMFSIDTETGFPDVVVIDAAWGLGENVVQGAVDPDEYQVFKPLLADGTRVPIIGKKCGAKALKMIYATGERPTRNVPTSKAERAAFVLKDGEILTLARWAATIESHYGCPMDMEWAKDGETGEIFIVQARPETVQSRRGATTFRSYSITRKGRTLAEGLAVGDAVVSGQVCLIESARDIDSFVDGSILVTGTTDPDWVPIMKRAAAIVTDHGGRTSHAAIVSRELGLPAIVGTGNATHVLHGEQSVTVSCAEGDRGFVYEGVAEFETSEVDFNDLPATRTEIMLNLANPAAALRWWRIPADGVGLARMEFVVSNHIRVHPMALVRYDTLKDEDAKRQIAEITAGYADKAEFFVDRLARGLARIAASAWPKPVIVRMSDFKTNEYAGLVGGAEFEPREENPMIGFRGAARYYSPRYREGFALECRAIRRLRSEMGFSNVVVMIPFCRSTREADRVLAEMAANRLERGRDGLKVFVMCEIPSNVVLAAEFAKRFDGFSIGSNDLTQLTLGVDRDSSELADLFDEQDAAVEWMIANVIREAGKAGAKIGLCGQAPSDHPEFAAFLVECGIDSISVSPDSFIAVKRQVAAAEAVLSAIKEREHEGA; encoded by the coding sequence ATGGACACTCCGATATCCCGGGCGGCCGAAGCCAGGCTCCCGCAAGCCGGCCCGGTGCTGTGGTTTGAGGAGGTCGGGCGCCCCGACGTGGCGCGCGTCGGCGGCAAGAACGCTTCGCTGGGCGAGATGGTGCAGGCGCTCGCGCCGAAGGGCATCCGGGTTCCGCCCGGATTCGCGACGTCCTCCGATGCCTATTGGAGCTATCTCGATGCCAACGGACAGAGGCAGGAGATCGCTGGCCTGCTCGACGGACTCGCCAAAGGCAAGGCGACGCTGGCGGAAACGGGAAACGCGATCCGTTCGCTGATCCTCACGGGGGAATGGCCGGAAGCGACCGCCACCGCCATCGCCGGGGCCTATCGTCGCCTTTGCGAGCGCGCCGGCAAGGCCGATGTCGACGTGGCGGTGCGTTCGAGCGCAACTGCCGAGGACCTGCCCGACGCCAGCTTCGCCGGCCAGCAGGAGACGTTCCTCAACATCCGCGGCGTCGATGCGCTGCTCAGCGCCTGCCGCCGCTGCTACGCCTCGCTCTTCACCGACCGCGCCATCAGCTACCGACAGGCCAAGGGCTTCGACCACATGCGCGTGGCGCTCTCGATCGGCGTGCAGCAGATGGTGCGCTCCGACCTCGGCGGGTCCGGCGTGATGTTCTCGATCGACACCGAGACCGGGTTTCCCGACGTCGTCGTCATCGACGCGGCCTGGGGGCTCGGCGAAAACGTCGTGCAGGGCGCGGTCGACCCCGACGAATACCAGGTCTTCAAGCCGCTGCTCGCGGACGGCACGCGGGTGCCGATCATCGGCAAGAAATGCGGCGCCAAGGCGCTGAAGATGATCTACGCGACGGGCGAGAGACCGACCCGCAACGTGCCCACCTCGAAGGCCGAACGAGCGGCCTTCGTCCTCAAGGACGGCGAGATCCTCACCCTCGCCCGCTGGGCGGCGACGATCGAGAGCCACTATGGCTGTCCCATGGACATGGAATGGGCCAAGGATGGCGAGACGGGCGAGATTTTCATCGTCCAGGCGCGGCCCGAGACGGTGCAGTCGCGGCGCGGCGCGACCACGTTCAGGAGCTACTCCATCACCAGGAAGGGCAGGACGCTTGCCGAAGGCCTCGCCGTCGGCGACGCGGTCGTCAGCGGCCAGGTCTGCCTGATCGAGAGCGCCCGCGACATCGACAGCTTCGTCGACGGCTCGATTCTCGTCACCGGCACGACGGATCCCGACTGGGTGCCGATCATGAAGCGCGCCGCGGCGATCGTCACCGACCACGGCGGCCGCACCTCGCATGCCGCCATCGTCAGCCGGGAACTCGGGCTTCCCGCCATCGTCGGCACCGGCAACGCCACGCATGTCCTGCACGGGGAACAGTCGGTCACGGTGTCCTGCGCCGAGGGCGACCGCGGCTTCGTCTATGAAGGTGTCGCGGAGTTCGAGACCAGCGAGGTCGATTTCAACGACCTGCCAGCAACCCGAACGGAGATCATGCTCAACCTCGCCAACCCGGCCGCGGCGCTGCGCTGGTGGCGCATCCCGGCCGACGGCGTCGGCCTCGCGCGGATGGAATTCGTCGTCTCCAACCACATCCGCGTCCACCCGATGGCGCTGGTCCGCTACGACACCCTGAAGGATGAGGACGCCAAGCGCCAGATCGCCGAAATCACGGCCGGCTATGCCGACAAGGCGGAGTTTTTCGTCGACAGGCTGGCGCGCGGCCTCGCCCGGATCGCCGCCTCGGCCTGGCCGAAGCCGGTCATCGTGCGGATGAGCGATTTCAAGACCAACGAGTATGCCGGCCTCGTCGGCGGGGCGGAGTTCGAGCCGCGCGAGGAAAACCCGATGATCGGCTTCCGCGGCGCGGCGCGCTACTATTCACCGCGCTACCGCGAGGGCTTCGCGCTGGAGTGCCGGGCCATCCGGCGGCTGCGCAGCGAAATGGGCTTCAGCAATGTCGTCGTAATGATCCCCTTCTGCCGCTCGACGCGCGAGGCCGACCGGGTGCTGGCGGAGATGGCGGCGAACCGGCTCGAGCGGGGCAGGGATGGGCTCAAGGTCTTCGTCATGTGCGAGATCCCGTCCAACGTCGTGCTCGCGGCGGAGTTCGCCAAGCGCTTCGACGGCTTCTCCATCGGCTCCAACGACCTGACGCAGCTGACGCTGGGCGTGGACCGCGATTCGTCCGAACTCGCCGACCTCTTCGATGAGCAGGATGCGGCCGTCGAATGGATGATCGCCAACGTCATCCGCGAGGCGGGCAAGGCCGGCGCCAAGATCGGCCTGTGCGGCCAGGCGCCGAGCGACCACCCGGAGTTCGCCGCCTTCCTGGTCGAGTGCGGCATCGATTCGATTTCCGTCAGCCCCGACAGCTTCATCGCCGTCAAACGGCAGGTGGCGGCGGCCGAGGCTGTCCTTTCCGCAATCAAGGAGCGAGAACATGAAGGCGCGTGA
- a CDS encoding hexose kinase: MKPVLTLSLNPAVDLSSETEKVQHTRKVRTFNERYDPGGGGINVARVVKRLGGEVEAVFGAGGELGALLERLLRDEGTPCRGLPFREQTRLGHTVRERSTGLEYRFVPKGPTVSVEELEPFVEAVSAHQGAYAVASGSLPEGAPPDVYARMAEAARRRGARFVLDSSGAGLSETLARASVFLVKPSLGELETLVGQKLDEAGVCRAAAGLVERGAAELVAVTMGIEGAVLASAEGLMRMRAIHVRTRSAVGAGDSFLAGMVWALTEGWSTEDAFRLGISAGAATAMTPGTELCRQQDVLELYGQLRKGDLERVAVA; this comes from the coding sequence ATGAAGCCCGTTCTCACCCTTTCGCTCAATCCCGCCGTCGACCTGTCCAGCGAGACGGAAAAGGTCCAGCACACGCGCAAGGTGCGCACGTTCAACGAACGCTACGATCCCGGTGGCGGCGGCATCAATGTCGCCCGGGTCGTGAAGCGACTGGGCGGCGAGGTCGAGGCCGTCTTCGGTGCCGGGGGCGAACTGGGCGCCCTGCTGGAGAGGCTGCTGCGCGACGAGGGCACGCCCTGCCGCGGGCTGCCCTTCCGGGAGCAGACGCGTCTCGGCCATACCGTGCGCGAGCGCTCGACCGGGCTGGAATACCGCTTCGTGCCGAAAGGACCGACGGTCAGTGTCGAGGAACTCGAGCCGTTTGTCGAGGCGGTCTCGGCGCACCAGGGCGCCTATGCGGTCGCCAGCGGCAGCCTGCCGGAGGGAGCGCCTCCCGACGTTTACGCGCGCATGGCCGAAGCGGCCCGCCGTCGCGGCGCGCGCTTCGTGCTCGACAGTTCGGGCGCCGGGCTGAGCGAAACGCTGGCGCGGGCCAGCGTCTTCCTGGTGAAACCGAGCCTCGGCGAACTCGAGACGCTGGTGGGCCAAAAGCTCGACGAGGCCGGGGTGTGCCGGGCCGCCGCGGGATTGGTCGAGCGCGGAGCAGCCGAACTGGTCGCGGTGACCATGGGCATCGAGGGCGCGGTGCTGGCGAGCGCCGAGGGCTTGATGCGCATGCGCGCCATCCATGTCCGCACCCGCTCGGCGGTGGGCGCCGGCGACAGCTTTCTTGCCGGCATGGTCTGGGCGCTGACCGAGGGATGGTCGACCGAGGACGCCTTCCGCCTGGGCATCTCGGCTGGCGCGGCAACGGCGATGACGCCGGGGACCGAACTGTGCCGGCAGCAAGACGTACTCGAACTCTACGGCCAGCTCCGCAAGGGCGATCTCGAGCGCGTCGCGGTCGCGTAG
- a CDS encoding CBS domain-containing protein encodes MKAKDIMSVAVATVSPDHSVRHAAAIMCDRRISGLPVVDDEGRLVGILTEGDLLRRAELGTEFYLQPDRGGQAARDHLRTHSWKVEDVMAKDVVTIDEETPLGRIAALMAERGVKRLPVMRDGALVGIVSRADLLRAISVAKLDPPIKGDEALRRSILARIEEVAELRDSGLGVIVSDGVVHLWGQLPSEPTRLAARAIAEGVRGTAGVVDHVGIADAAPRPRTQTQAAGG; translated from the coding sequence GTGAAAGCCAAGGATATCATGTCGGTAGCCGTCGCTACCGTGTCCCCCGACCACAGCGTCAGGCACGCGGCGGCGATCATGTGCGACAGGCGGATCAGCGGCCTGCCGGTCGTGGACGATGAGGGCCGTCTCGTCGGCATCCTGACCGAAGGCGACCTGCTGCGTCGCGCCGAGCTCGGAACGGAGTTCTATCTGCAGCCGGACCGGGGCGGGCAGGCGGCGCGGGACCATCTCCGGACTCACAGCTGGAAGGTGGAGGACGTGATGGCGAAGGACGTCGTTACCATCGACGAGGAGACACCGCTCGGCAGGATCGCCGCGTTGATGGCGGAACGCGGCGTCAAGCGGCTGCCGGTGATGCGGGACGGCGCGCTGGTCGGCATTGTTTCCCGCGCGGACTTGCTGCGGGCGATCTCCGTCGCCAAGCTGGATCCGCCGATAAAGGGCGACGAAGCCCTTCGCCGTTCGATTCTGGCGCGGATCGAGGAGGTCGCCGAACTGCGGGACTCGGGGCTCGGCGTCATCGTCTCGGACGGCGTCGTTCATCTCTGGGGCCAATTGCCGTCGGAGCCGACGCGGCTGGCGGCCCGCGCGATCGCGGAAGGGGTGCGCGGTACCGCCGGCGTGGTCGACCATGTCGGCATCGCCGATGCCGCGCCTCGACCGCGGACGCAAACGCAGGCAGCCGGAGGATGA
- a CDS encoding YARHG domain-containing protein — translation MRKLAIHIVAIASIGFTAQSAFADSCYDLWYERNAIYDDNGYCFKTSLGKQVFDNSDCYTNNPTFSKAEWRRIEQIRRQEKRLGCKVN, via the coding sequence ATGCGCAAACTGGCAATCCACATCGTCGCCATCGCTTCGATCGGCTTCACGGCGCAAAGCGCCTTTGCCGACAGTTGCTACGATCTCTGGTACGAGCGCAACGCGATCTACGACGACAACGGCTACTGCTTCAAGACGAGCCTCGGCAAGCAGGTGTTCGACAACAGCGACTGCTACACCAACAACCCGACCTTCTCCAAAGCCGAGTGGCGCCGGATCGAGCAGATTCGTCGCCAGGAGAAGCGGTTGGGCTGCAAGGTGAACTGA